GCGAACGAGGGATCGGAGTGCAGCGGGTTGCGGTCTCCGGAGAGTCGATACAGAAGGGCCTGGTCGACGCGTGTTTCGTAGCGGACTTCGTGATCGGCCTTGCGCGAAGGAAGTTCCCAGGTGGGGGAGGGGCCGCGCTCACCTCCGAATCCGCCTTCGCCGCGCAGGAAGAGGTTCATCTCGGTCTTGAACAGCGGCTTGCCAGTGGCCACGTTGAGCGATTCGGAGACCAGGTCGACGACCGCGCCCTTGCCCTTGTCCCAGATACCCGCGATCGAACCGGTGCTTTCGATCTCGCCGTCCGCCGGGATCTCGTCGTAGAGTTCAATGCCCTGGCCTCCGTGGAGCAGGAGGGCCGGGTTGAAGTCACCGATCTTGCTGAACGGTACGCCGCCGCCGCCGAGGACCACACCCATGGTCGGCAGCACGCGCTGCGGAGTGTCCTTGGTGTTCTCGGTCGTGAATTGAAGCTCATCGGTTCCCGCTCCGACGCCTAGCGCGTAGAGCAGAGCGTCCTTCGAAGTCCAGGAGCGGCGTTGTGCTTCGCCTTTTTGTCCGACTGCATCGGGATTGACGGCCATGAGGGATTCCTTTCGCGTTTCTTCGTTGATTCAATCAGGTCAGGATGCGGTACAGAACCGTACCACGAGCGGTGATGTGTCCGTCGGTCGCGCTCGCGACCTC
The sequence above is a segment of the bacterium genome. Coding sequences within it:
- a CDS encoding enoyl-CoA hydratase; the protein is MAVNPDAVGQKGEAQRRSWTSKDALLYALGVGAGTDELQFTTENTKDTPQRVLPTMGVVLGGGGVPFSKIGDFNPALLLHGGQGIELYDEIPADGEIESTGSIAGIWDKGKGAVVDLVSESLNVATGKPLFKTEMNLFLRGEGGFGGERGPSPTWELPSRKADHEVRYETRVDQALLYRLSGDRNPLHSDPSFAKIGGFDRPILHGLCSYGVTGRALLHSVCGSDPKRFRSMHARFSKPVMPGDALTVSIWVDGNECQFQTKDQDGQVVIDQGVLRVND